A DNA window from Chryseobacterium scophthalmum contains the following coding sequences:
- the rpmJ gene encoding 50S ribosomal protein L36, which yields MKVRASIKKRSADCKIVRRKGVLFVINKKNPKFKQRQG from the coding sequence ATGAAAGTTAGAGCATCAATTAAAAAAAGAAGTGCTGATTGCAAAATCGTTCGTAGAAAAGGCGTTCTATTTGTAATCAACAAGAAAAACCCAAAATTTAAACAAAGACAAGGCTAA
- the rpsK gene encoding 30S ribosomal protein S11, protein MAKQTKVVKKRKVKVEAIGEAHIQASFNNIIISLTNKSGEVISWASAGKMGFRGSKKNTPFAAQMAAENCSTVAHEAGLRRVKVYVKGPGAGRESAIRTIHNSGIEVSEIIDVTPMPHNGCRPPKRRRV, encoded by the coding sequence ATGGCAAAACAAACTAAAGTAGTTAAAAAAAGAAAAGTAAAAGTTGAGGCTATAGGAGAAGCGCATATTCAAGCTTCTTTCAATAACATCATCATTTCTTTAACAAATAAAAGCGGAGAGGTTATCTCTTGGGCATCTGCCGGTAAAATGGGGTTCAGAGGTTCTAAAAAGAACACTCCTTTTGCTGCTCAAATGGCAGCAGAAAATTGCTCTACTGTAGCTCACGAAGCGGGTCTTAGAAGAGTAAAGGTGTATGTGAAAGGTCCAGGTGCAGGTAGAGAATCTGCTATCAGAACTATTCACAATTCAGGTATCGAAGTTAGCGAAATTATTGACGTTACTCCTATGCCACACAATGGATGTAGACCACCGAAAAGAAGAAGAGTTTAA
- the rpmD gene encoding 50S ribosomal protein L30: MATIKVKQVRSAIGRTKTQKRTLEALGFKKLHQVVEHEATPSILGMIAAVSHLLEVQK, encoded by the coding sequence ATGGCAACAATTAAAGTAAAGCAAGTAAGAAGCGCTATTGGTAGAACAAAAACCCAAAAGAGAACGCTTGAAGCATTAGGATTTAAGAAACTTCACCAAGTTGTAGAGCACGAAGCTACTCCTTCTATTTTAGGAATGATAGCTGCAGTTAGTCACTTACTTGAAGTTCAAAAATAA
- the rpsM gene encoding 30S ribosomal protein S13: protein MARISGIDLPKNKRGVIGLTYIYGVGRSTSSEILKAAGISEDKKVNEWNDDELAAIRNYISENIKVEGELRSEVQLNIKRLMDIGCQRGIRHRLGLPLRGQRTKNNSRTRKGKRKTVANKKKASK, encoded by the coding sequence ATGGCGAGAATTTCAGGTATTGATTTACCAAAAAACAAAAGAGGTGTTATCGGTTTAACTTATATCTATGGAGTTGGAAGAAGTACTTCTTCTGAAATCCTTAAGGCTGCCGGTATCAGCGAAGACAAGAAAGTCAACGAATGGAATGACGATGAATTGGCTGCAATCAGAAACTATATCTCAGAAAACATTAAAGTGGAAGGAGAGCTTAGATCTGAAGTGCAATTGAACATCAAGAGATTGATGGACATAGGATGCCAACGAGGAATACGTCACAGACTAGGACTACCTTTAAGAGGCCAGAGAACGAAAAACAACTCTAGAACCCGTAAAGGAAAGAGAAAAACTGTTGCTAACAAGAAAAAAGCAAGTAAATAA
- the rplP gene encoding 50S ribosomal protein L16, whose translation MLQPKRTKFRRVHKMKMKGIAQRGNQLAYGTFGIKATEGAWITARQIEAARIAATRYMKREGQLWIKIFPDKPITKKPAEVRMGKGKGAVEYWVAVVKPGKIMFEVGGVSYEIAKEALRLAAQKLPVVTKFVVANDFVKPL comes from the coding sequence ATGTTACAACCAAAAAGAACCAAATTCCGTAGAGTTCATAAGATGAAAATGAAGGGGATTGCTCAAAGAGGTAATCAACTTGCTTATGGAACTTTCGGAATCAAAGCAACAGAAGGTGCTTGGATCACTGCAAGACAAATTGAAGCTGCACGTATCGCTGCAACAAGATATATGAAGAGAGAAGGTCAACTATGGATCAAAATCTTCCCGGATAAGCCAATTACTAAAAAACCAGCGGAAGTACGTATGGGTAAAGGTAAAGGTGCTGTGGAATATTGGGTAGCTGTAGTAAAACCAGGTAAAATTATGTTTGAAGTTGGAGGAGTATCTTACGAGATCGCTAAAGAAGCTTTAAGACTTGCTGCACAAAAATTACCGGTAGTTACCAAATTTGTAGTTGCTAACGATTTTGTTAAACCTCTTTAA
- the secY gene encoding preprotein translocase subunit SecY — protein MKEFIQTLKNIWSLKELRDKILFTLGIILVYRFASFISLPAINLAEVGDLLEHYKNQGGNKQGAGLLGLLSSFTGGAFSHASVMALGIMPYISASIIVQLMGMAIPYLQKLQKDGESGRNTLNQITRWLTIGVCLVQAPSYLTSITQLFLPYAQFQSAYFIDPNSIMFWLPSIVILVAGSVFAMWLGEKITDKGIGNGISILIMVGILSRLPEAFVQEIAVQNGKGGLGSIMIMIEVIFWMLVVLLAVVLSVAVRKIPIQYVSRAQARGGVNRNLMQGARQWIPLKVNAAGVMPIIFAQALMFVPGLLTKVDESNTFLAGFKNVFSWQYNVLFALLIIIFSFFYTAITIPVNQMADDLKRNGGLVPKVRPGKETADYLDDILSKITLPGAIFLSIFAVLPAIVHGSLVQTDAFALFFGGTSLLIMVGVVLDTVQQINTYLLNHHYDGLMQSKLSRSTGY, from the coding sequence ATGAAAGAATTTATACAAACCCTCAAAAATATTTGGAGTCTTAAGGAACTTAGAGATAAAATTCTATTTACTTTAGGGATTATCCTTGTGTATAGATTCGCATCTTTTATCTCTTTACCTGCGATTAACCTTGCAGAAGTAGGAGATCTCTTAGAGCATTATAAAAATCAAGGCGGTAACAAGCAAGGAGCAGGTCTCCTTGGCTTGCTTTCGTCGTTTACAGGAGGAGCTTTCAGCCACGCTTCTGTAATGGCGTTGGGTATCATGCCTTATATTTCTGCTTCTATTATTGTTCAGTTGATGGGGATGGCAATTCCTTATCTTCAGAAACTTCAAAAAGACGGAGAGTCTGGTAGAAACACATTGAATCAAATTACTAGATGGTTAACGATTGGGGTTTGTCTTGTACAAGCACCTTCTTATTTAACTTCTATTACTCAGTTGTTCTTACCATATGCTCAGTTCCAGTCTGCATACTTTATAGATCCAAACTCTATTATGTTCTGGTTACCAAGTATTGTTATCTTGGTTGCAGGTTCTGTATTTGCAATGTGGTTAGGTGAAAAAATTACCGATAAAGGTATTGGAAATGGTATTTCTATCCTTATTATGGTAGGTATTTTATCTAGATTACCAGAAGCATTTGTACAAGAAATTGCAGTACAAAACGGAAAAGGAGGATTAGGTTCTATCATGATTATGATTGAAGTAATATTCTGGATGTTGGTGGTTCTTTTAGCAGTAGTATTATCTGTTGCGGTAAGAAAAATCCCTATTCAGTATGTAAGCAGAGCTCAGGCAAGAGGAGGTGTAAATAGAAATCTAATGCAAGGAGCGAGACAGTGGATTCCGCTAAAAGTTAACGCAGCCGGTGTAATGCCGATTATCTTTGCTCAGGCATTGATGTTCGTACCTGGTTTGTTGACCAAAGTAGATGAGTCTAATACTTTTCTTGCAGGTTTCAAAAATGTTTTTAGCTGGCAATACAACGTATTGTTTGCGCTATTAATTATTATCTTTTCATTTTTCTATACCGCAATTACAATTCCGGTAAACCAAATGGCCGATGATCTTAAGAGAAATGGCGGTTTGGTACCTAAAGTAAGACCCGGTAAAGAGACTGCTGATTACCTAGATGATATTTTATCAAAAATTACCTTGCCAGGTGCAATATTTTTATCTATCTTTGCAGTCCTTCCAGCAATAGTGCATGGAAGTCTTGTTCAGACAGATGCGTTCGCCCTATTTTTCGGGGGAACTTCGTTGCTAATTATGGTTGGGGTAGTATTAGATACTGTTCAACAGATTAACACTTATCTGCTGAATCATCATTATGATGGCTTAATGCAGTCTAAATTATCAAGATCGACTGGATATTAA
- the rplO gene encoding 50S ribosomal protein L15 — MNLNNIKPAAGSTFSSKRIGRGQGSGKGGTSTKGHKGQKARAGYSQKIGFEGGQMPLQRRLPKFGFKNVNRKEYRAINLDDIQILIENKSVTGDITKEVLVQHGLATKNEIVKIMGRGELKSAISITADKFTKSAEELIAKAGGKAITL; from the coding sequence ATGAATTTAAACAACATAAAGCCTGCTGCAGGTTCTACATTTAGTTCTAAAAGAATTGGTAGAGGACAAGGTAGTGGAAAAGGAGGTACTTCTACAAAAGGTCACAAAGGTCAGAAAGCAAGAGCTGGTTATTCTCAGAAAATCGGTTTTGAAGGAGGACAGATGCCTTTGCAAAGAAGATTACCTAAATTCGGTTTCAAAAACGTAAACAGAAAAGAATATAGAGCTATTAATCTTGATGATATCCAAATTTTAATTGAAAATAAATCTGTAACAGGAGATATTACAAAAGAAGTTTTGGTACAGCATGGTCTAGCTACTAAAAATGAAATAGTGAAAATTATGGGGAGAGGAGAATTGAAGTCTGCGATTTCAATTACTGCTGACAAATTCACTAAATCTGCTGAAGAGCTTATTGCTAAAGCAGGTGGAAAAGCAATTACCTTATAA
- the rplX gene encoding 50S ribosomal protein L24 encodes MSKLKIKRGDNVIITTGKKDIKGKTGEVIEVIKKEGKDPRVIVAGLNIVKKHVKPSASNPQGGITEKEASLHISNVALVGKDGKAIKIGYKIEGDKKVRINKKTGETL; translated from the coding sequence ATGTCAAAGTTAAAAATAAAAAGAGGAGATAACGTAATCATTACTACTGGTAAAAAAGATATCAAAGGTAAAACTGGTGAAGTTATTGAAGTGATCAAAAAAGAAGGAAAAGACCCTAGAGTAATCGTTGCAGGACTTAACATCGTTAAAAAACACGTTAAGCCTTCAGCTTCAAATCCTCAAGGAGGAATTACTGAAAAGGAAGCTTCTCTTCATATCTCAAACGTAGCTTTAGTTGGTAAAGACGGAAAAGCTATCAAAATCGGTTACAAAATCGAAGGAGATAAGAAAGTAAGAATCAACAAAAAAACGGGTGAAACTTTATAA
- the rpsH gene encoding 30S ribosomal protein S8: MVTDPISDFLTRVRNAQSAGHKVVEIPASKIKKEITKILFDQGYILNFKFEENAVQGNIKIALKYDKQTNKPAIKSIQRASRPGLRQYKGSGELPRVLNGLGISIISTSKGVMTDKKAREEKVGGEVICYVY; encoded by the coding sequence ATGGTAACAGATCCAATTTCAGATTTCCTAACTAGAGTAAGGAACGCACAAAGCGCAGGCCACAAAGTGGTGGAAATTCCTGCATCGAAAATCAAAAAGGAGATTACAAAGATTTTATTTGATCAAGGGTATATCTTAAACTTTAAGTTTGAAGAGAACGCTGTTCAAGGAAACATCAAAATCGCTTTGAAGTACGATAAGCAAACCAACAAACCAGCTATTAAATCTATCCAAAGAGCTTCTAGACCAGGTTTGAGACAGTACAAAGGTTCAGGTGAACTTCCAAGAGTACTAAACGGTTTGGGTATTTCTATCATCTCTACTTCTAAAGGAGTAATGACTGACAAGAAAGCTAGAGAAGAGAAAGTAGGCGGTGAAGTAATCTGCTATGTTTATTAA
- the rpsQ gene encoding 30S ribosomal protein S17, with amino-acid sequence MDRNLRKERIGVVSSNKMEKTIVVSETTRVKHPMYGKFVLKTKKYTAHDENNECAEGDTVLIQETRPLSKSKRWRLVRIIEKAK; translated from the coding sequence ATGGATAGAAATTTAAGAAAAGAAAGAATCGGAGTGGTTTCCAGCAATAAAATGGAAAAAACTATTGTTGTTAGTGAAACGACTAGAGTAAAACACCCGATGTACGGTAAATTCGTTTTGAAAACGAAAAAATATACTGCACACGACGAAAACAACGAATGCGCAGAAGGAGATACAGTTCTTATCCAAGAAACTAGACCTTTAAGCAAGAGTAAGAGATGGAGATTAGTAAGAATCATTGAAAAAGCTAAGTAA
- the rplF gene encoding 50S ribosomal protein L6, with protein MSRIGKAIITIPAGITVSEKEGVVTVKGPKGELSQELTEGITIEQNEGTLTVNRPSDAKQHRALHGLYRALIANMIVGVNTGFEKKLELVGVGYRASHAGQKLELALGFSHGIVLELPSEVKVDTLTEKGKNPIITLTSHDNQLLGMVAAKIRSFRKPEPYKGKGVKFVGEIVRRKAGKSA; from the coding sequence ATGTCAAGAATTGGTAAAGCAATTATAACAATTCCAGCTGGTATCACAGTTTCTGAAAAAGAAGGTGTAGTTACAGTAAAAGGTCCTAAAGGAGAACTTTCTCAGGAGCTTACAGAAGGAATTACTATTGAGCAAAACGAAGGTACGTTAACTGTTAACAGACCATCTGATGCTAAACAACACAGAGCACTTCACGGTTTATACAGAGCGTTAATCGCTAATATGATCGTTGGTGTAAACACTGGTTTCGAAAAGAAATTAGAATTAGTAGGGGTAGGATACAGAGCTTCTCACGCAGGTCAAAAACTTGAGTTAGCTTTAGGATTCTCTCACGGTATCGTTTTAGAACTTCCTAGCGAAGTGAAAGTTGATACATTGACTGAAAAAGGTAAAAACCCAATTATTACTTTAACGTCTCACGACAACCAACTTCTAGGGATGGTAGCTGCAAAGATCAGATCTTTCAGAAAACCTGAGCCATACAAAGGAAAAGGTGTGAAATTCGTAGGAGAAATTGTAAGACGTAAAGCTGGTAAATCTGCTTAA
- the infA gene encoding translation initiation factor IF-1, translating into MAKQKHIEQDGVITEALSNAQFRVELENGHVLIAHISGKMRMHYIKLLPGDKVKLEMSPYDLSKGRITFRY; encoded by the coding sequence ATGGCAAAACAAAAACATATCGAACAAGATGGCGTTATAACGGAAGCACTTTCGAACGCTCAGTTCCGTGTAGAACTAGAAAATGGGCATGTACTTATTGCTCATATCTCTGGTAAAATGCGTATGCATTATATTAAACTATTACCTGGTGATAAGGTAAAATTAGAAATGTCTCCTTACGATCTTTCAAAGGGGAGAATTACATTTAGATATTAA
- the rpsD gene encoding 30S ribosomal protein S4, with protein sequence MARYIGPKTKIARKFGAAIYGDDKNFEKRKNQPPGQHGPNKRRGAKKSEYAVQLMEKQKAKYTYGILERQFANLFEKAHRSKGVTGEVLLQLCESRLDNVVYRLGFAKTRSGARQLTSHRHITVNGEILNIPSYLVKAGDVIAVREKSKSLEVVADALASKANYEWLQFNDEKKEGTFISAPERIQIPEDIKEQLIVELYSK encoded by the coding sequence ATGGCAAGATATATTGGACCTAAAACTAAGATTGCTAGAAAGTTTGGTGCTGCAATCTACGGAGATGATAAAAACTTCGAGAAAAGAAAAAACCAACCGCCAGGACAACACGGTCCTAACAAAAGAAGAGGAGCAAAGAAATCTGAATATGCTGTTCAGTTAATGGAAAAGCAAAAAGCTAAATATACTTACGGTATTTTAGAAAGACAATTTGCTAACCTTTTTGAAAAAGCTCACAGAAGTAAAGGTGTAACAGGTGAAGTTCTATTACAACTTTGCGAATCAAGATTGGATAACGTTGTTTACAGATTAGGTTTTGCTAAAACCAGATCTGGTGCAAGACAATTAACTTCTCACAGACACATTACTGTAAATGGTGAGATCCTTAACATCCCATCTTATTTAGTAAAAGCTGGTGATGTAATCGCTGTAAGAGAAAAATCTAAGTCTCTAGAGGTTGTTGCTGATGCTTTGGCATCAAAAGCAAACTATGAGTGGTTACAATTCAACGACGAGAAAAAAGAAGGTACCTTCATTTCTGCTCCTGAAAGAATCCAAATCCCGGAAGACATCAAGGAACAGCTTATCGTCGAACTTTACTCTAAATAA
- the rplN gene encoding 50S ribosomal protein L14, whose protein sequence is MLQTESRLKVADNTGAKEVLVIRVLGGTRRRYASVGDKIVVTIKDSTPSGNAKKGQVSKAVVVRTKKAVRRKDGSYIKFEDNACVLLNAGGEMRGTRVFGPVARELRDKEYMKIISLAPEVL, encoded by the coding sequence ATGTTACAAACAGAATCAAGATTAAAAGTTGCTGATAACACAGGTGCAAAAGAAGTACTAGTTATTAGAGTTCTGGGAGGAACCAGAAGAAGATATGCTTCAGTTGGTGATAAAATCGTAGTTACTATTAAAGATTCTACACCATCAGGAAACGCAAAAAAAGGTCAGGTATCTAAAGCAGTTGTAGTAAGAACTAAAAAAGCAGTGAGAAGAAAAGATGGTTCATACATCAAATTCGAAGACAATGCTTGTGTTTTACTAAACGCTGGAGGAGAAATGAGAGGAACCCGTGTTTTCGGACCGGTTGCTCGTGAGTTGAGAGACAAAGAATATATGAAAATCATTTCATTAGCTCCTGAAGTACTTTAA
- the rpsE gene encoding 30S ribosomal protein S5 yields MLGLDNIERVKPGGLELKDRLVAVNRVTKVTKGGRAFGFSAIVVVGDEAGTIGFGLGKSKEVASAIAKAVEDAKKNLVKVPVMNHTIPHQTTARYGGADIFLRPASHGTGLIAGGAVRAVLESAGIHDILSKSKGSSNPHNVVKATFKALLDIRRPEEIARMRGVSLTKVFNG; encoded by the coding sequence ATGTTAGGACTAGATAATATAGAAAGAGTAAAACCGGGAGGATTAGAACTTAAAGATCGTCTCGTAGCTGTTAATAGAGTAACAAAAGTAACTAAAGGAGGTAGAGCTTTCGGATTTTCTGCAATTGTTGTTGTAGGAGACGAAGCTGGAACTATCGGTTTTGGTTTAGGAAAATCTAAGGAAGTTGCTTCTGCTATTGCTAAGGCGGTAGAAGATGCTAAGAAAAACTTAGTAAAAGTTCCTGTAATGAACCATACTATCCCTCACCAGACTACTGCAAGATACGGTGGTGCAGATATCTTCTTGAGACCTGCTTCTCACGGTACAGGTCTTATCGCAGGTGGTGCGGTAAGAGCGGTATTAGAATCTGCTGGTATTCACGATATCCTTTCAAAATCTAAAGGATCTTCAAACCCTCACAATGTAGTAAAGGCAACTTTCAAAGCATTGTTAGACATCAGAAGACCAGAAGAAATTGCAAGAATGAGAGGAGTTTCTCTAACTAAAGTGTTTAACGGTTAA
- the rplE gene encoding 50S ribosomal protein L5 — protein MEYIARPKKAYKETIVPAMMEEFGYKSVMQVPRLEKIILSQGLGDATADKKIIDYAVEELTNITGQKAVGTISKKDEAAFKLRKGMPVGAKVTLRATKMYEFLDRLTSSALPRIRDFSGIKADGFDGRGNYNLGITEQIIFPEIAIDKVKKIQGMDITFVTTAKTDKEAKALLTHFGLPFKKN, from the coding sequence ATGGAATATATAGCAAGACCCAAAAAAGCATATAAAGAAACGATTGTTCCTGCAATGATGGAAGAATTCGGATACAAATCAGTAATGCAGGTACCAAGACTAGAGAAAATTATTTTATCTCAAGGTTTAGGAGACGCTACTGCTGATAAAAAGATCATCGATTATGCTGTAGAAGAACTTACAAATATCACTGGTCAAAAGGCTGTTGGTACTATCTCTAAGAAAGATGAAGCTGCTTTCAAATTAAGAAAAGGTATGCCTGTAGGAGCTAAGGTAACTCTTAGAGCTACAAAAATGTACGAATTCTTAGACAGATTAACTTCTTCTGCTTTGCCACGTATCAGAGATTTTTCTGGTATCAAAGCTGATGGTTTCGACGGTAGAGGTAACTATAACTTAGGTATTACTGAGCAGATTATCTTCCCTGAGATCGCAATCGACAAAGTAAAGAAAATCCAAGGGATGGACATTACTTTCGTTACTACTGCGAAAACAGACAAAGAAGCTAAAGCATTATTAACTCACTTCGGTTTACCATTCAAAAAGAACTAA
- the rplQ gene encoding 50S ribosomal protein L17, protein MRHGKKFNHLGRTSSHRSALLSNMACSLIEHKRINTTVAKAKALRVYVEPLLTKAKEDTTHNRRIVFAYLQSKEAVTELFRTVAPKIAERNGGYTRIIKTGFRQGDAADMALIELVDFNELYNPNAEEKKTTRRSRRSTTAKVAVEAAPVAEEKVEEPKAESTDSTEEKAGE, encoded by the coding sequence ATGAGACACGGTAAAAAATTCAATCACTTAGGAAGAACTTCTTCTCACAGAAGCGCGTTACTTTCTAATATGGCTTGTTCTCTAATTGAGCATAAGAGAATCAACACTACTGTAGCTAAAGCGAAAGCTTTAAGAGTATATGTTGAGCCTCTATTAACAAAGGCAAAAGAAGATACTACACACAATAGAAGAATTGTTTTCGCATATCTTCAAAGTAAAGAAGCAGTTACTGAACTTTTCAGAACAGTAGCTCCTAAAATCGCAGAAAGAAACGGAGGTTATACAAGAATCATCAAGACTGGTTTCAGACAAGGTGATGCTGCTGACATGGCTCTTATCGAGCTTGTTGATTTCAACGAACTTTACAATCCTAATGCTGAGGAGAAAAAGACGACAAGAAGAAGTAGAAGATCTACTACTGCAAAAGTAGCTGTTGAAGCTGCTCCTGTAGCAGAAGAAAAAGTTGAAGAGCCTAAAGCTGAATCAACAGATTCTACTGAAGAAAAAGCTGGAGAATAA
- the rpsN gene encoding 30S ribosomal protein S14, with amino-acid sequence MAKESMKARERKREATVAKYAEKRKALKEAGDYEGLQKLPKNASPVRLHNRCKLTGRPRGYMRTFGISRVTFREMANNGLIPGVKKASW; translated from the coding sequence ATGGCTAAAGAATCAATGAAAGCGCGTGAGCGCAAAAGAGAAGCTACTGTAGCTAAATACGCTGAAAAAAGAAAGGCTCTTAAAGAAGCAGGTGATTATGAAGGACTTCAAAAATTACCAAAAAACGCTTCACCTGTAAGATTACACAACAGATGTAAATTAACAGGTAGACCAAGAGGTTACATGAGAACTTTCGGTATTTCAAGAGTAACTTTCAGAGAAATGGCCAACAACGGTCTTATCCCGGGAGTGAAAAAAGCTAGTTGGTAA
- a CDS encoding DNA-directed RNA polymerase subunit alpha, with amino-acid sequence MAILQFIKPDKVILLNSDEFKGQFEFRPLEPGFGLTIGNALRRVLLSSLEGYAISSIKIEGVEHEFSTIPGVIEDVTEIILNLKQVRLKATAENQASEQVVAKVSGQTVITAGDLGQSINGFEILNPDLMICNLNSDVTFEITFNIEKGRGYVPSEQNKSNNAPVGTIAIDSIFTPIKKVQYSIENYRVEQKTDYEKLVLDIETDGSISPQNALTEASKILIYHFMLFSDERITLETEAVKASIQYDEETLHTRQLLKSKLADMDLSVRALNCLKAAEVETLGELVSYSKSDLMKFRNFGKKSLTELEELVHSKGLNFGFDVAKYKLDADN; translated from the coding sequence ATGGCAATTTTACAATTCATAAAACCCGATAAAGTAATTCTACTTAACTCTGATGAATTTAAAGGTCAATTCGAATTTCGTCCTTTAGAACCAGGTTTCGGGCTTACAATCGGTAATGCTTTGAGAAGAGTGTTGCTTTCTTCTCTGGAAGGATACGCTATTTCATCTATCAAAATAGAAGGTGTAGAGCACGAATTTTCAACTATCCCAGGAGTAATTGAAGACGTTACCGAGATTATTCTTAACCTTAAGCAAGTAAGACTTAAAGCTACAGCAGAAAACCAGGCTTCAGAGCAGGTAGTTGCTAAAGTTTCTGGTCAAACTGTAATTACTGCTGGAGATTTAGGACAGTCTATCAACGGATTTGAAATCTTGAATCCAGATTTGATGATCTGTAACCTAAACTCTGATGTTACTTTTGAAATCACGTTTAATATAGAAAAGGGAAGAGGATACGTTCCTTCTGAACAAAACAAATCAAACAATGCACCTGTAGGTACTATTGCTATTGATTCTATCTTTACGCCGATTAAAAAAGTACAGTATAGTATTGAAAATTACCGTGTAGAGCAAAAAACAGACTACGAAAAATTGGTTTTGGATATAGAAACTGATGGCTCAATCAGCCCTCAGAATGCTTTAACTGAAGCTTCTAAGATATTAATTTATCACTTCATGTTGTTCTCTGATGAGAGAATCACTTTGGAGACTGAAGCTGTGAAAGCATCTATCCAATACGATGAAGAGACACTTCACACAAGACAACTACTTAAGTCTAAATTAGCAGATATGGATCTTTCTGTAAGAGCCCTAAACTGTCTGAAAGCAGCTGAAGTAGAAACTCTAGGTGAGCTTGTTTCTTATAGTAAGTCTGATTTGATGAAATTCAGAAATTTTGGTAAAAAATCTTTGACAGAACTAGAAGAATTGGTGCATTCAAAAGGTCTTAACTTCGGTTTCGACGTTGCAAAATATAAATTAGACGCTGATAATTAA
- the rpmC gene encoding 50S ribosomal protein L29 has protein sequence MKQAEIKNLSLEDVQAKLTEAKAQFSKMKLAHKISPLENPIQIRDLRKTIARLNTELTNKQ, from the coding sequence ATGAAACAAGCTGAAATTAAAAATCTAAGCCTTGAAGATGTTCAAGCTAAATTGACTGAAGCTAAAGCTCAATTTTCAAAAATGAAATTGGCTCACAAAATCAGTCCACTTGAAAATCCGATCCAAATCAGAGATTTAAGAAAAACAATCGCAAGATTAAATACTGAGTTAACTAACAAACAATAA
- the rplR gene encoding 50S ribosomal protein L18, producing MALSKLEKRIRIKRRVRGKISGSADLPRLSVYKSNKEIYAQLIDDKDGKTLASASSREKGVDANGTKSEVSAAVGKAIAAKALAAGIENIVFDRNGFVYHGRVKALADGAREGGLKF from the coding sequence ATGGCACTAAGTAAATTAGAAAAAAGAATAAGAATCAAAAGAAGAGTAAGAGGAAAAATCTCTGGATCTGCTGATTTGCCAAGATTATCTGTATATAAGAGTAATAAGGAAATTTACGCTCAGTTAATCGACGATAAAGACGGAAAAACTTTAGCTTCAGCTTCTTCTAGAGAGAAAGGCGTTGATGCTAACGGAACAAAAAGTGAAGTTTCTGCTGCTGTAGGTAAAGCAATCGCTGCTAAAGCCCTTGCTGCAGGAATCGAAAATATTGTATTTGATAGAAACGGATTCGTATATCACGGAAGAGTTAAGGCTCTAGCTGATGGTGCGAGAGAAGGAGGACTTAAATTCTAA